The Pseudokineococcus lusitanus genome includes the window GGGCTCCCCCGACGCCCCCCGCGTCCGCGGGCGGGCGGCCGGAGGGGTCGCTCACCCGAGGCGGTCGAGGCCCGCCCGCACGAGGGAGGTGTGCAGGCGCAGGCAGAGCGCGGCGATCTCCGACGCGGCGTCGGCCGCGCGGGCCGGCGCCCCGGGCGACGGGTGGTGCCGCAGCGGGCTGACGACCTGGTCGACGAGGCCGACCTCGCGCTCGGCGGCGGTCCGGAAGGCCCGCAGGTGGCGGGCGCCGATGCCGTAGGCCGCGAGCTCCCCCGCCGCGCGGGCGACCTCGAGGTCCTCCGCGCCGAAGTGGCCGTCCTGCGCCGCGACGAGCCCGAAGCCCTCGAGGTCGGACAGCAGCTGCTCGTCGACGCCGGCGGCCTCGCGCAGCTCCGAGCGGCGCAGCCGCAGACGCGCCGGGGCCGCGAGGCGGACCGGCGCCGGCTCGGCCGCCGCCTGGGGCACGAGGACGGGCCGCCCGGGGGCGCGGCGCTCCTCGAGGCCGCGGTCCATCGCGTCGAGGTGCTCGGCGATGGCCTTGAGCGGCATGTAGTGGTCGCGCTGCAGCTGGAGGACGGTGCGCAGGCGCTCGACGTCCGCCGGGGTGAACTTCCGGTAGCCCGCCGGGGTGCGCTGGGGCTCCACGAGCCCGCGCTCCTCGAGGAAGCGGATCTTGGAGTGGCTGATCTCGGGGAAGTCGCCGACGAGCTCCCCGAGGACCTCGCCGATGCTCAGCAGCCGCCCCGGGGGCTGGCCGCCGGGCCGCTCCCCCGGGCGCGCGACGGCGCTCACGCGCCGTCCCCGGCGTCGACGGGCGACGGCGAGAAGACGAGCCGGTACTTGCCCACCTGGACCTCGTCGCCGGCCGAGAGGCGGACCTCCTCGACCCGGTCGCGGTTGACGTAGGTGCCGTTGAGGCTGCCGGCGTCGCGGACGCTGAAGGCGGTGGCCGGGCCGGTGCCCTCGCGGAGGAACTCCGCGTGCCGGCGGGAGACCGTCACGTCGTCGAGGAAGATGTCGCTGTCCGGGTTGCGCCCGGCCGTGGTGCGGCCCGCGTCGAGGAGGAAGCGAGCCCCCTGGTTGGGGCCCCGCTGGACGACGAGCAGCGCCGTCCCCGGCGGCAGCGCCCGGACGGCCGCCTGCTCCTCGGTGCTCAGCAGGGACGCCGCACCGGCGGCGTCGGGCACGTCCACGGCGGGCCGGGAGGTGGTGCGGTCGACCTCGGGCAGCGCGTGGCTCGAGGTGGTCAGGTCGCGACCGGTGCCCTCCGGGGCGGGGCCGCCGGCCGACGCCCCCGGGTCCTGCGTGCTCATCGGTTCCTCCTCCTGACGTCGCCTACCGACCACTGCGAGCCACCGCTCGCCGCGGAGCGTGGCAACCCTAGTGCTGCACCGGGGCAGCGTTCCCCCGTCGACCGCGACCGGTGCACCGGTCGCGTCCGGGACGCGCGACCGCTGCCGGCCGCCGCGGTCAGGACGTCGTCGCGCGGTAGCCGTCGGCGTCGAGGAGCGCCTCGACGGCGGCGGGGTCCACGCCCTCGAGCTCGAACATCCACCCCTCGCCGTACGGGTCCGAGTTGACGAGCTCGGGCGAGGCCTCGAGGGCCTCGTTCACCGCGCTGACCGTGCCGCCGAGCGGGGCGTAGACCTCGCTGACGCTCTTCGTCGACTCCACCTCGCCGATGCTGTCGCCCGAGGTGACCGCGGCCCCCGCGTCGGGGAGCTGGACGAAGACGACGTCGCCGAGGGCGTCCTGCGCGAAGTCGGTGATCCCGACGCGCACCGCGCCGTCCGGGCCGGCCGGGCGGACCCACTCGTGCTCGGCGGTGTAGCGCAGGTCGGCGGGGAGGGCGTGCTCGGCCACGGTGCTCCAGGGGTCGGGCGCGCTGGTGCGCGACTGGGAGGGCGGCCGCCGGCGACCGGCGGCCACGGCGGTGGGCAGATCATGCCAGCCGGCGACCGTCCCGGGCAGCACGGGGACGAGGGCCGGGGACGGCGGGACGACCCGCCGGTCAGCCGCCGTCGGACGGGGCGTCGTCGCGACGGGCGACGCCGTCCTCGGGCAGCTCCGCCAGGGCGTCGACGCGGACCTCCTGGCTGGCGCGCACGGTGACCGCGGCGCCCCGGTTCTCCAGCAGGTCGAGCACCCCGCCGGGGATGCCGGCCGTCGCCTCGAGGCGGCTCGGGTCCCCGATCGCCAGCACCGAGAAGGACGGCCCCAGCGCCGTGCCGTCGACCTCGACAGTGCCGTCGGCGTCGACGAAGGCGGACGACGCGACGACCCGGACGTCGCCGACGGAGATGACCTCGGCCCCGGCGTCGCGCAGCTCCTGGACGGCGCCCAGCACGTCGCGCGCCATGACGTCGGACGCCTCGTCGACGCGCAGCTCGACGCCGGGCCCGACCGCCGGCTCGGTGCCCGCGAGCAGCGCCAGCGAGCGCTCGCGCTCCCGGGCCGAGGCCAGGGCCTCCGCCCGGCTGGCGCCCTCGGACTCCAGGGCCCGGCGGGACTGCTCGAGCTCGGCCAGCTCGGACTGCAGCCGCTGGCGCTGGTCCCCCAGGTCGTCGACCGCCCGGACGAGGTCGGCCTCGCGGAGCTGGCCGAGGCCGGACTCCTGCGTCGAGCGGAGCTGGACGACGAGGGCGAAGCCGAGCGCCAGGCACAGCAGCCCCGCGAGCACCTG containing:
- a CDS encoding MerR family transcriptional regulator, translated to MSAVARPGERPGGQPPGRLLSIGEVLGELVGDFPEISHSKIRFLEERGLVEPQRTPAGYRKFTPADVERLRTVLQLQRDHYMPLKAIAEHLDAMDRGLEERRAPGRPVLVPQAAAEPAPVRLAAPARLRLRRSELREAAGVDEQLLSDLEGFGLVAAQDGHFGAEDLEVARAAGELAAYGIGARHLRAFRTAAEREVGLVDQVVSPLRHHPSPGAPARAADAASEIAALCLRLHTSLVRAGLDRLG
- a CDS encoding FHA domain-containing protein, with the protein product MSTQDPGASAGGPAPEGTGRDLTTSSHALPEVDRTTSRPAVDVPDAAGAASLLSTEEQAAVRALPPGTALLVVQRGPNQGARFLLDAGRTTAGRNPDSDIFLDDVTVSRRHAEFLREGTGPATAFSVRDAGSLNGTYVNRDRVEEVRLSAGDEVQVGKYRLVFSPSPVDAGDGA
- the gcvH gene encoding glycine cleavage system protein GcvH, whose translation is MAEHALPADLRYTAEHEWVRPAGPDGAVRVGITDFAQDALGDVVFVQLPDAGAAVTSGDSIGEVESTKSVSEVYAPLGGTVSAVNEALEASPELVNSDPYGEGWMFELEGVDPAAVEALLDADGYRATTS
- a CDS encoding DUF881 domain-containing protein, which gives rise to MADETSPRPRHARPGEPDRPAVERPDDGAGEPGTSTPPGAPRRHDGTSPWRRLATALLPRATRGQVLAGLLCLALGFALVVQLRSTQESGLGQLREADLVRAVDDLGDQRQRLQSELAELEQSRRALESEGASRAEALASARERERSLALLAGTEPAVGPGVELRVDEASDVMARDVLGAVQELRDAGAEVISVGDVRVVASSAFVDADGTVEVDGTALGPSFSVLAIGDPSRLEATAGIPGGVLDLLENRGAAVTVRASQEVRVDALAELPEDGVARRDDAPSDGG